In a single window of the Pelagibacterium sp. 26DY04 genome:
- the metK gene encoding methionine adenosyltransferase, giving the protein MASSSYLFTSESVSEGHPDKICDQVSDAVVDAFFAEDPYSRVAVETLATTNRIVLAGEVRGPASIDAGRMEELARGVVKRIGYEQEGFHWKTLDFSCHVHEQSAHIAQGVDASGNKDEGAGDQGIMFGFAVNETPELMPAPLLYAHKILKTMAEARHSGEVSEFGPDAKSQVTLKYENGKPVGVSAVVVSTQHNEDVSQDKIRELVRPFVVNVLPEGWMPPEDEFYVNPTGAFVIGGPDGDAGLTGRKIIVDTYGGAAPHGGGAFSGKDPTKVDRSAAYAARYLAKNVVAAGLAEKCVIQLSYAIGVSKPLSIFVDTYGTGTVDEDKLGLVLQKVMDLSPRGIRTHLGLNKPIYERTAAYGHFGRAPEEDGGFSWERTDLAEAIRAELT; this is encoded by the coding sequence GTGGCCAGTTCAAGCTATCTCTTCACCTCGGAATCGGTTTCCGAGGGTCATCCCGACAAGATCTGCGATCAGGTGTCCGACGCCGTCGTCGATGCGTTCTTTGCCGAGGATCCCTATTCCCGCGTCGCCGTGGAAACGCTGGCGACCACCAACCGCATCGTCCTCGCCGGCGAAGTGCGCGGACCGGCTTCCATCGACGCCGGTCGCATGGAAGAGCTGGCGCGCGGCGTGGTCAAGCGCATCGGCTACGAGCAGGAGGGTTTCCACTGGAAGACTCTCGATTTTTCCTGCCATGTGCATGAGCAATCGGCTCACATCGCCCAGGGCGTGGACGCTTCGGGCAACAAGGACGAGGGGGCCGGCGACCAGGGCATCATGTTCGGCTTTGCCGTCAACGAGACGCCTGAATTGATGCCGGCGCCGCTGCTCTATGCCCATAAAATCTTGAAGACCATGGCCGAGGCGCGCCATTCAGGCGAAGTGTCCGAATTCGGTCCCGATGCCAAGAGCCAAGTGACGCTGAAATACGAGAACGGCAAGCCGGTGGGCGTCTCCGCCGTCGTCGTCTCAACCCAGCACAATGAAGACGTGTCTCAGGACAAGATCCGCGAACTGGTGCGCCCGTTCGTGGTGAACGTGCTGCCCGAGGGCTGGATGCCGCCCGAGGACGAATTCTACGTCAATCCCACCGGGGCTTTCGTTATCGGCGGGCCGGACGGGGACGCGGGGCTGACCGGCCGCAAGATCATCGTGGATACCTATGGCGGCGCGGCCCCCCATGGCGGCGGCGCGTTTTCGGGCAAGGATCCCACCAAGGTCGACCGCTCGGCGGCCTATGCGGCGCGCTATCTTGCCAAGAACGTGGTGGCGGCGGGGCTGGCGGAAAAATGCGTCATCCAGCTTTCCTATGCCATCGGCGTCTCCAAGCCGCTTTCGATCTTTGTCGATACCTATGGCACCGGCACCGTGGACGAGGACAAGCTCGGCCTGGTGCTTCAGAAGGTCATGGACCTCTCCCCGCGCGGCATCCGCACCCATCTGGGGCTCAACAAACCCATCTATGAACGCACGGCAGCTTACGGCCATTTCGGGCGCGCGCCCGAGGAGGATGGCGGGTTCTCCTGGGAGCGCACCGACCTCGCCGAGGCGATCAGGGCGGAACTGACCTGA
- the lnt gene encoding apolipoprotein N-acyltransferase → MTALAEFAMLSHGWRRLLLLVAAGAIAALSAAPVFFLVALFIAMPVLVWTLDGAERRRSVWGVLFGPAFRIGVAFGFGYFATSLHWIGAAFFVDGGWLLVAMPFAVVGLALLLSLFWGLGTALAHFFWSAGAGRIFTLAVGLTLAELARGYLFTGFPFNLLGYALTANAEMMQAASLVGVYGLTFVAVLISATPALVWPAAERSMVTRILPLLAAFGLIALQIGWGNYRLAQTSTEPFEDINLRIVQPVISQDIKWQTFAREETITRLLDLSTMRTGPQDQGLDDVTHLIWPEAAIPFFLSEEPQYLAQIARALPDDIWLLTGAPREPYGTDGQIVPGAKPYNSVLAFNGVGEVVTSYDKTHLVPFGEYLPFDETLRQFGMSQFVAGSEGWAAGAERRLVELPGSPAILPLICYEIVFPGALGEPVADAGFILVLTNDAWFDGSIGPAQHFHHARVRAVEEGKSMVRAANSGISAIVDPLGRIDTMMAEQMVGAIKGVPDQPLEGTVYAQWRHWPLVGMLVLGAAAALPGWVRRRRRLAD, encoded by the coding sequence ATGACCGCTCTTGCCGAGTTTGCCATGCTCTCCCATGGATGGAGGCGCCTGTTGCTGCTGGTTGCGGCCGGCGCCATTGCCGCGCTTTCCGCCGCGCCGGTGTTTTTCCTCGTCGCTCTGTTCATCGCCATGCCGGTGCTGGTCTGGACGCTGGACGGCGCCGAGCGGAGGCGTTCGGTGTGGGGCGTGCTGTTCGGTCCCGCCTTCAGGATCGGGGTGGCGTTCGGGTTCGGCTATTTCGCCACCTCGCTGCACTGGATCGGAGCAGCATTCTTTGTCGATGGCGGCTGGCTGCTCGTGGCGATGCCGTTCGCGGTGGTCGGACTCGCGCTGCTCTTGTCCCTGTTTTGGGGATTGGGCACAGCTTTAGCGCATTTTTTCTGGTCGGCGGGCGCCGGACGCATCTTTACGCTGGCGGTGGGACTGACCCTGGCGGAACTGGCGCGCGGCTATCTCTTTACAGGTTTCCCGTTCAACCTTCTCGGCTATGCGCTGACCGCCAACGCCGAAATGATGCAGGCGGCTTCCCTTGTGGGCGTTTATGGCCTGACCTTTGTGGCGGTTCTCATTTCGGCGACCCCGGCCCTGGTCTGGCCCGCCGCCGAGCGCTCAATGGTAACGCGCATCCTCCCGCTTCTTGCCGCCTTCGGGCTGATCGCGCTGCAGATCGGCTGGGGCAATTATCGCCTCGCCCAGACCAGCACCGAGCCCTTCGAGGATATCAATCTGCGCATCGTGCAGCCGGTGATTTCCCAAGATATCAAATGGCAGACCTTTGCCCGTGAGGAAACCATCACGCGGCTGCTCGATCTTTCGACAATGCGCACGGGCCCGCAGGATCAGGGGCTCGACGATGTGACGCATCTGATCTGGCCCGAAGCGGCCATCCCGTTCTTTTTGTCCGAAGAGCCGCAATATCTCGCGCAGATCGCCCGAGCCCTGCCCGACGATATCTGGCTTTTGACCGGCGCCCCGCGCGAACCCTACGGCACCGATGGCCAGATCGTGCCCGGCGCCAAGCCCTATAATTCGGTGCTTGCCTTCAACGGCGTGGGGGAGGTGGTCACGTCCTACGACAAGACCCATCTGGTTCCCTTCGGGGAATATCTGCCGTTCGACGAAACCTTGCGCCAGTTCGGCATGAGCCAGTTCGTCGCCGGTTCGGAAGGCTGGGCGGCGGGCGCCGAGCGCCGGCTGGTCGAATTGCCGGGCTCGCCCGCCATCCTGCCGCTCATCTGCTACGAGATCGTCTTCCCCGGCGCGCTGGGCGAGCCGGTGGCCGATGCCGGGTTCATCCTGGTTCTGACCAACGATGCCTGGTTCGACGGCTCGATCGGGCCGGCCCAACACTTCCACCACGCCCGGGTGCGGGCGGTGGAAGAGGGCAAATCCATGGTGCGCGCCGCCAATTCGGGCATTTCGGCCATCGTCGATCCGCTGGGGCGGATCGATACGATGATGGCCGAGCAGATGGTGGGAGCGATCAAGGGCGTGCCCGATCAGCCGCTGGAGGGGACGGTCTATGCGCAGTGGCGGCATTGGCCGCTGGTGGGGATGCTCGTTTTGGGAGCGGCTGCGGCGCTGCCGGGATGGGTGAGACGGCGGCGGCGGTTGGCCGATTGA
- the urtA gene encoding urea ABC transporter substrate-binding protein, with the protein MAGAVSASIISTPALAQDEGPIKVGILHSLSGTMAISETTLKDAMLMLIEQQNEAGGVLGRQIEPVVVDIASDWPLAAELARRLIEVDEVDAVFGCWTSVCRKSVLPVFEELNSLLFYPVQYEGEESQRNVFYTGASPNQQAIPAVDYLMNEEGVERWVLAGTDYVYPQTTNLILEQYLMDAGVAEEDILINYTPFGHSDWQTIVSDIVAFGSEGKKTAVVSTINGDANVPFYRELANQGVDAADIPVVAFSVGEEELSGFDTAPLVGHLAAWNYFMSVETPENEDFIAAWHEFIGDDTRVTNDPMEAHYIGFNMWVEAVEAAGTTDADAVIDAIVGIEVPNLTGGVATMLPNHHITKPVLIGEIQDDGQFFVVWETEELVEGDAWSDFLPESAVLEADWTDPVNCGNYNTETQSCGGSAAAE; encoded by the coding sequence ATGGCGGGGGCCGTGAGCGCATCGATCATTTCCACTCCGGCATTGGCTCAGGATGAAGGCCCGATCAAGGTCGGCATCCTCCATTCGCTGTCCGGCACGATGGCGATTTCGGAAACCACGCTCAAGGACGCCATGCTGATGCTCATCGAGCAGCAGAACGAGGCCGGGGGCGTCCTGGGCCGCCAGATCGAGCCCGTTGTCGTCGATATCGCTTCCGATTGGCCGCTCGCCGCCGAACTCGCGCGGCGGTTGATCGAAGTCGACGAAGTCGATGCCGTCTTCGGCTGCTGGACCTCGGTTTGCCGCAAATCGGTGCTGCCGGTTTTCGAAGAACTCAATTCGCTTCTCTTCTACCCCGTGCAGTACGAGGGCGAAGAATCCCAGCGCAACGTGTTCTATACCGGTGCCTCGCCCAACCAGCAGGCCATCCCCGCCGTCGACTATCTGATGAACGAGGAAGGCGTCGAACGCTGGGTCCTGGCCGGCACCGACTATGTCTATCCCCAGACCACCAATCTGATCCTCGAGCAATATCTCATGGATGCCGGGGTGGCCGAAGAAGACATCCTGATCAACTATACCCCGTTCGGGCATTCGGACTGGCAGACGATCGTTTCCGACATCGTCGCCTTCGGTTCGGAGGGCAAGAAGACCGCCGTGGTCTCGACCATCAATGGCGATGCCAACGTGCCGTTCTATCGCGAGCTGGCCAATCAGGGCGTCGATGCCGCCGACATCCCGGTCGTCGCCTTCTCGGTGGGCGAAGAAGAGCTTTCGGGCTTCGATACCGCCCCGCTGGTGGGCCACCTTGCCGCCTGGAACTATTTCATGAGCGTCGAGACGCCCGAGAACGAGGACTTCATCGCCGCCTGGCATGAGTTCATCGGCGACGATACCCGTGTCACCAACGATCCCATGGAAGCCCATTACATCGGCTTCAACATGTGGGTGGAAGCGGTCGAAGCGGCCGGCACCACCGATGCAGACGCCGTGATCGACGCCATCGTCGGCATCGAGGTTCCCAACCTTACCGGCGGGGTCGCCACCATGCTCCCCAACCATCACATCACCAAGCCGGTGCTGATCGGGGAAATCCAGGATGATGGCCAGTTCTTCGTCGTCTGGGAAACCGAAGAATTGGTCGAAGGCGACGCCTGGTCCGATTTCCTCCCCGAATCCGCGGTGCTCGAAGCCGATTGGACCGACCCGGTCAATTGCGGCAACTACAACACCGAAACCCAGTCCTGCGGCGGTTCGGCCGCGGCCGAATAA
- the urtB gene encoding urea ABC transporter permease subunit UrtB, giving the protein MRCLDRLRNLGAALLVAALVSLGATGAKAQSVAETVPTMYDASLGDLRDAVAALVSSGEDEALPILRALGDGQLYEAENGGIYIQTGRNQYHDALTGTEADTEVTGELDVIRINNSLRRDIAAAIGTMTLMSENPATRRAAASQMLSSPEEANLELLETAIAAEENAGVRTLMEEARAASLLETELEDAQFEEAVATIAARGDRTALSILNGARGGASEIQLAQLETGIAQINQTLALWSVGQNVWYGISLGSVLLLAAIGLAITFGVMGVINMAHGEMVMIGAYVTFIVQEIIRTTNPALFDYSLAIAIPLAFLVTGLIGIAIERGIIRWLYGRPLETLLATWGLSLIIQQGVRTIFGATNREVGNPSWMSGAFELGGLAITWNRLWILVFAFLVFALLLLVLNRTPLGLEMRAVTQNRRMASSMGIRTPWVDAMTFGLGSGVAGLAGVALSQIDNVSPNLGQNYIIDSFMVVVFGGVGNLWGTLVGALSIGVVNKFLEPYAGAVLAKILILALIILFIQRKPRGLFALKGRAVEA; this is encoded by the coding sequence ATGCGGTGTCTCGATCGGCTCAGGAACCTGGGCGCGGCACTCCTTGTCGCCGCGCTTGTCAGCCTCGGCGCCACCGGCGCCAAGGCCCAGTCCGTCGCCGAAACCGTTCCCACCATGTATGACGCGAGTCTGGGCGATCTGCGCGACGCCGTCGCCGCGCTGGTGTCTTCGGGCGAGGACGAGGCGCTGCCCATCCTGCGCGCCCTGGGCGATGGGCAGCTCTATGAGGCCGAAAATGGCGGCATCTACATCCAAACCGGTCGCAATCAATACCATGATGCCCTGACCGGAACGGAGGCCGATACCGAAGTCACCGGCGAGCTCGACGTCATCCGCATCAACAATTCCCTGCGCCGCGACATCGCCGCCGCCATCGGCACTATGACGCTGATGAGCGAAAACCCCGCCACCCGCCGCGCTGCCGCCAGCCAGATGCTGTCCTCCCCGGAGGAGGCCAATCTCGAGCTGCTCGAAACCGCCATCGCCGCCGAAGAGAACGCCGGCGTTCGCACGCTGATGGAAGAGGCCCGCGCCGCATCGCTGCTGGAAACCGAGCTCGAGGACGCTCAATTCGAAGAGGCCGTCGCAACCATCGCCGCCCGCGGCGACCGCACCGCGCTCTCGATCCTCAACGGCGCTCGGGGCGGCGCCAGCGAAATCCAGCTCGCCCAGCTCGAAACCGGCATCGCGCAGATCAACCAGACCCTTGCGCTCTGGAGTGTGGGGCAGAACGTCTGGTACGGCATCTCGCTCGGCTCGGTCCTGCTGCTCGCCGCCATCGGGCTGGCCATCACCTTCGGGGTCATGGGCGTCATCAACATGGCCCATGGCGAAATGGTGATGATCGGGGCCTATGTCACCTTCATCGTCCAGGAGATCATCCGGACGACCAATCCAGCGCTCTTCGACTATTCCCTCGCCATCGCCATCCCGCTCGCGTTCCTCGTCACCGGCCTGATCGGCATCGCCATCGAGCGCGGCATCATCCGCTGGCTCTATGGCCGGCCGCTGGAAACCCTGCTGGCCACCTGGGGCCTCTCGCTCATCATCCAGCAGGGCGTACGCACCATTTTCGGGGCCACCAACCGCGAAGTCGGCAACCCCTCCTGGATGTCGGGCGCGTTCGAATTGGGCGGGCTCGCCATCACCTGGAACCGCCTCTGGATCCTGGTCTTCGCCTTTCTCGTCTTCGCCCTGCTCCTTTTGGTGCTCAACCGAACGCCGCTGGGCCTAGAGATGCGCGCCGTCACCCAAAACCGCCGCATGGCCTCATCCATGGGGATCCGCACGCCCTGGGTCGACGCCATGACCTTCGGGCTGGGCTCGGGCGTCGCCGGGCTTGCGGGAGTGGCGCTGAGCCAGATCGACAACGTTTCCCCCAACCTTGGCCAGAACTATATCATCGACTCTTTCATGGTCGTGGTGTTCGGCGGGGTGGGCAATCTCTGGGGCACCCTGGTCGGCGCCCTCTCCATCGGGGTCGTCAACAAATTCCTCGAACCCTATGCCGGGGCGGTGCTCGCCAAGATCTTGATACTGGCGCTGATCATCCTCTTCATCCAACGCAAACCACGCGGCCTCTTCGCACTCAAGGGAAGGGCGGTGGAAGCATGA
- the urtC gene encoding urea ABC transporter permease subunit UrtC, translated as MITSRLFAKLGTKAIWVVAILLLTAIAVPLSNLLLPIGHPLRVPNYLVPLLGQYLTYATLALALDLVWGYCGILSLGHGAFFALGGYAMGMYLMRQIGTRGVYGNPVLPDFMVFLGWQELPWYWQGFDVFPFALVMMAFVPGLLAFVFGWFAFRSRVTGVYLSIITQALTYALMLAFFRNDMGFGGNNGLTDFRDILGTPIASARASLFAASAILLALCFILCSLIVNSKLGKVMVAVRDAESRTRFIGYRVENVKLFAFTVSAVMAGLAGALYVPQVGIINPGEFAPANSIEVVIWTAVGGRGTLVGPIIGALLVNAAKSYFTGSFADLWLFILGGMFVFVTLFMPKGIVGVFTSAWTALRQRRASAKAEAGIDPEPDEPPAPRPSPPAYPEAPQGAKPSPAE; from the coding sequence ATGATCACCTCCCGCCTGTTCGCCAAGCTCGGCACTAAGGCCATCTGGGTCGTTGCGATCCTGCTTCTCACCGCCATCGCCGTGCCGCTCTCGAACCTCCTTCTTCCCATCGGCCATCCCCTCCGGGTGCCGAACTACCTCGTGCCGCTGCTCGGCCAGTACCTCACCTACGCCACCCTTGCGCTCGCGCTCGATCTGGTCTGGGGGTATTGCGGCATTCTTTCGCTCGGCCATGGCGCCTTCTTCGCTTTGGGCGGTTATGCCATGGGCATGTACCTCATGCGCCAGATTGGCACGCGCGGGGTCTATGGCAATCCGGTGCTTCCCGATTTCATGGTGTTCCTGGGCTGGCAGGAACTCCCCTGGTACTGGCAGGGCTTCGATGTCTTCCCCTTCGCGCTCGTGATGATGGCGTTCGTGCCCGGCCTTCTCGCCTTCGTCTTCGGCTGGTTCGCCTTCAGAAGCCGGGTTACCGGCGTCTATCTCTCGATCATCACCCAGGCGCTCACCTACGCGCTGATGCTCGCCTTCTTCCGCAACGACATGGGGTTCGGTGGCAATAACGGGTTGACCGATTTCCGCGACATCCTCGGTACGCCCATCGCTTCGGCGCGGGCCTCGCTGTTCGCCGCCTCGGCGATCCTGCTTGCGCTGTGCTTCATCCTGTGCTCGCTGATCGTCAACTCCAAGCTCGGCAAGGTGATGGTCGCGGTTCGCGACGCGGAAAGCCGCACCCGGTTCATCGGCTACCGGGTGGAAAACGTCAAACTCTTCGCCTTCACCGTATCCGCCGTCATGGCCGGGCTGGCCGGCGCGCTCTACGTGCCCCAGGTGGGCATCATCAATCCGGGGGAATTCGCCCCCGCCAACTCCATCGAAGTGGTGATCTGGACCGCCGTGGGCGGACGCGGCACGCTGGTGGGGCCCATCATCGGCGCGCTGCTGGTCAACGCTGCCAAATCGTATTTCACCGGCTCGTTCGCCGATCTGTGGCTGTTCATCCTGGGTGGCATGTTCGTCTTCGTCACCCTGTTCATGCCCAAGGGCATCGTCGGCGTTTTCACCTCCGCCTGGACGGCGCTCAGGCAGCGCCGGGCATCCGCGAAGGCGGAAGCGGGGATCGATCCCGAGCCCGACGAACCGCCCGCGCCGCGCCCTTCCCCGCCCGCCTATCCCGAAGCCCCGCAGGGCGCCAAACCCTCGCCGGCGGAGTAG
- the urtD gene encoding urea ABC transporter ATP-binding protein UrtD — MDPVIASNSLLYLDGVTVSFDGFKALNSLSLVVQPDELQAIIGPNGAGKTTMMDIITGKTRPDEGEVYFEGAIDLTRKDETEIANLGIGRKFQKPTVFESHTVWDNIELALKKPRGVFAAWFYNRDGTDTARISEILDTVRLTHRRDALAANLSHGQKQWLEIGMLLAQDPKLLLVDEPVAGMTDAETEETSKLLKEIAKHHSVVVVEHDMSFVRDLDCRVTCLAEGSVLAQGSLEHVSRDPLVIERYLGR; from the coding sequence ATGGATCCGGTTATCGCCAGCAATTCGCTGCTCTATCTCGATGGCGTCACCGTCTCCTTTGACGGTTTCAAAGCCCTCAATTCCCTCTCGCTCGTCGTCCAGCCCGACGAACTGCAGGCCATCATCGGCCCCAATGGCGCGGGCAAGACCACGATGATGGACATCATCACCGGCAAGACACGCCCCGATGAGGGCGAGGTTTATTTCGAAGGCGCCATCGATCTCACAAGAAAGGACGAAACCGAGATCGCCAATCTCGGCATCGGGCGCAAATTCCAAAAGCCCACGGTTTTCGAAAGCCACACGGTCTGGGACAATATCGAACTGGCGCTGAAAAAACCGCGCGGCGTCTTTGCCGCCTGGTTCTACAATCGCGACGGGACCGACACGGCCCGCATCAGCGAAATCCTCGACACCGTCCGCCTCACTCACCGTCGGGACGCGCTGGCCGCCAATCTCTCGCATGGGCAAAAGCAATGGCTCGAAATCGGCATGCTGCTCGCCCAGGATCCCAAGCTGCTTCTGGTCGACGAACCGGTGGCCGGCATGACCGACGCCGAGACCGAGGAAACCTCGAAACTCCTCAAGGAGATCGCAAAGCATCATTCCGTGGTCGTCGTCGAACACGACATGAGCTTCGTGCGCGACCTTGATTGCCGCGTCACGTGCCTGGCCGAAGGCTCGGTGCTCGCCCAGGGGTCGCTCGAACACGTCTCGCGCGATCCCCTGGTCATCGAACGCTATCTGGGGCGCTAG
- the urtE gene encoding urea ABC transporter ATP-binding subunit UrtE — translation MTTLTVTDLNLHYGAAQALRSVSITARPNAITSVMGRNGVGKSSLLRAITGTHPISGGTITLEDRDLKKTPPYARARMGIGYVPQGREIFPLLTVRENLLTGYAPLKPKDRSIPETVFELFPVLKSMLGRRGGDLSGGQQQQLAIGRALVTRPSLLVLDEPTEGIQPSIIKDIGRALQFLRDELGMTILLVEQYLDFCRELSDHIYVMDRGEIMHSGPAEDLDDPDVKRHLMV, via the coding sequence ATGACCACTTTGACCGTCACAGACCTCAACCTTCACTACGGCGCCGCCCAGGCGCTGCGCTCGGTTTCGATCACCGCCAGGCCAAATGCCATCACCTCGGTCATGGGGCGCAATGGGGTGGGCAAATCATCGCTGTTGCGCGCCATCACCGGCACGCATCCGATTTCGGGCGGCACCATCACGCTCGAAGATCGGGACCTCAAGAAAACCCCGCCCTATGCCCGCGCCCGTATGGGCATCGGCTACGTTCCCCAGGGGCGCGAGATCTTCCCGCTCCTGACGGTCAGGGAAAATCTCCTCACCGGCTATGCGCCGCTCAAACCGAAAGACCGCTCGATCCCCGAAACCGTGTTCGAACTCTTCCCGGTCCTCAAATCCATGCTCGGGCGCCGCGGCGGCGATCTCTCGGGCGGCCAGCAGCAGCAATTGGCCATCGGCCGCGCCCTGGTCACCCGGCCCAGCCTTCTGGTCCTCGATGAGCCCACCGAGGGCATCCAGCCCTCGATCATCAAGGATATCGGGCGCGCTCTGCAATTTCTCCGCGACGAGCTGGGCATGACCATCCTGCTGGTGGAACAATATCTCGATTTCTGCCGCGAGCTGAGCGACCATATCTACGTCATGGATCGCGGCGAGATCATGCATTCGGGACCGGCCGAAGACCTGGACGATCCGGACGTCAAACGGCATCTGATGGTTTAG
- a CDS encoding urease accessory protein UreD: MLVSVQSPGGPAALQRAEGEGRIVAKGRAGLSVLDTLYQRGCGKIRVPKTHGNWLEAVLINTSGGLTGGDRMTWSAQALPNTHLVVTTQACERIYRSSGGAADVRTTLSVQPGARLDWLPQETIVFDGSALRRTLEVDLAEDATFLGLEAVILGREAHGEDALAASISDRWQVRRAGKLVHAEAARLDADDTLARDNMALLGGARAYATLLYIAPDAERRIEKLKQLAADHPGAGVSRIGDKIVLRALDRSGYHLRKIVMPAIAALAGAGAVPRLWSL, from the coding sequence ATGCTGGTTTCGGTTCAATCCCCTGGCGGCCCGGCCGCCCTGCAGCGCGCCGAAGGCGAAGGACGCATCGTGGCCAAGGGGCGCGCTGGCCTCTCGGTGCTCGATACGCTCTATCAGCGCGGCTGCGGCAAGATCAGGGTGCCCAAAACCCATGGCAACTGGCTCGAAGCGGTGCTCATCAACACCTCGGGCGGGTTGACCGGCGGAGACCGCATGACGTGGTCGGCGCAAGCTCTGCCGAACACCCATCTTGTCGTCACCACCCAGGCTTGCGAGCGCATCTACCGCTCGAGTGGCGGCGCGGCGGATGTTCGGACCACCCTTTCGGTGCAGCCCGGTGCCCGCCTCGACTGGCTGCCGCAGGAAACCATCGTGTTCGACGGCTCCGCCCTCAGGCGCACCCTTGAGGTCGATCTGGCCGAGGATGCCACGTTCCTGGGGCTGGAAGCGGTCATCCTGGGCCGGGAGGCCCATGGAGAGGATGCGCTTGCCGCATCGATTTCCGACCGCTGGCAGGTGCGCCGCGCCGGAAAGCTCGTGCACGCCGAAGCGGCCCGCCTCGATGCCGACGATACCCTAGCGCGGGACAATATGGCGCTGCTCGGCGGCGCGCGCGCTTATGCGACGCTGCTCTATATCGCCCCCGATGCCGAGCGCCGCATCGAAAAGCTCAAGCAGCTTGCCGCCGATCATCCGGGGGCCGGGGTTTCGCGCATTGGCGACAAGATCGTGCTGCGCGCCTTGGACCGCTCGGGCTATCATCTGCGCAAGATCGTAATGCCCGCCATTGCCGCGCTGGCCGGCGCCGGAGCCGTCCCCAGGCTGTGGTCGCTGTAG
- a CDS encoding urease subunit gamma, whose protein sequence is MNLTPREKDKLLISMAAMVARRRLERGVKLNHPEAIALITDFVVEGARDGRPVPELMEAGAHVITRDQVMEGIAEMIADIQVEATFPDGTKLVTVHNPIR, encoded by the coding sequence GTGAATCTGACTCCCCGCGAAAAAGACAAGCTGCTCATATCCATGGCCGCCATGGTGGCGCGCCGCCGGCTCGAGCGCGGCGTCAAGCTCAATCATCCCGAGGCCATCGCGCTCATCACCGATTTCGTCGTCGAAGGCGCCCGCGACGGCCGCCCGGTACCCGAACTCATGGAAGCGGGCGCCCATGTCATCACCCGCGATCAGGTGATGGAGGGTATCGCCGAAATGATTGCCGACATTCAGGTCGAAGCGACCTTTCCCGACGGCACCAAGCTGGTCACCGTCCACAATCCCATTCGCTAA
- a CDS encoding HupE/UreJ family protein: MIRRLLAALLVVLIGTAPAFAHLDPVEHGSFMAGFTHPLFGLDHILAMVAVGLWAASVGGRALWAVPAAFVATMAIGFAAAILGLPLPFVEPVILASVIFIGIMVALALPLPTAGVAAVVAFFALFHGHAHGGEMGEAGAFGYAAGFLAATALLHAAGVALGVVAGRLLATRRGLAATRIAGGLTALGGLWLTIAG, translated from the coding sequence ATGATCAGACGCCTTCTCGCCGCTTTGCTGGTTGTCCTTATCGGCACCGCGCCCGCCTTCGCCCATCTCGATCCCGTCGAACACGGCTCGTTCATGGCCGGCTTCACCCACCCGCTGTTCGGGCTCGATCACATCCTGGCCATGGTCGCCGTGGGGCTGTGGGCAGCCTCTGTTGGCGGCAGGGCGCTCTGGGCCGTCCCCGCCGCCTTCGTCGCCACCATGGCCATCGGCTTCGCCGCCGCAATCCTCGGGCTGCCGCTGCCTTTCGTCGAACCGGTGATCCTGGCCTCGGTCATCTTCATCGGCATCATGGTCGCCCTCGCCCTGCCGCTCCCCACCGCCGGCGTCGCGGCGGTCGTCGCCTTCTTCGCCCTGTTCCACGGCCACGCCCATGGCGGCGAAATGGGTGAGGCCGGAGCCTTTGGCTATGCGGCGGGCTTTCTCGCCGCCACCGCGCTGCTCCATGCCGCGGGCGTGGCGCTGGGCGTTGTTGCCGGCAGGCTGCTCGCCACCCGGCGGGGCCTTGCCGCAACCCGGATCGCGGGCGGGCTCACCGCCCTTGGCGGGTTGTGGCTGACTATCGCAGGTTAA
- a CDS encoding urease subunit beta has protein sequence MIPGQIVTQPGDIELNTGRETVTLDVANTGDRPIQVGSHYHFFETNAGLSFERDKAYGMRLDIAAGTAVRFEPGQMRQVRLVAIGGKRQIHGFRQMVMGPLER, from the coding sequence ATGATCCCCGGCCAGATCGTCACCCAACCGGGCGATATCGAGCTCAATACCGGGCGCGAGACGGTGACCCTCGACGTCGCCAACACCGGCGATCGCCCCATCCAGGTGGGTAGTCACTATCATTTCTTTGAAACCAATGCCGGGCTGAGCTTTGAGCGCGACAAGGCCTATGGCATGCGCCTCGATATTGCCGCAGGCACCGCCGTGCGCTTTGAGCCCGGACAGATGCGGCAAGTCCGTCTGGTTGCCATCGGTGGCAAGCGCCAGATCCACGGCTTCCGCCAGATGGTGATGGGTCCGCTCGAGCGATGA